The sequence below is a genomic window from Stigmatopora nigra isolate UIUO_SnigA chromosome 4, RoL_Snig_1.1, whole genome shotgun sequence.
GTGTTCATACTGTAATGGGCGTTGTGAAAGCAGAACTTTGCCCAATTTGCtatctattattattaaaattccccaaaatcaacaggaataacccagaaatatcaaaaaatcatcaaaaagcaACCActtaaaaggaagaaaattcCTCATTTCTCAATGCAATTCACTGATGGCCAATAAGTAAActtttatggccaaaaataaACGGGTCCAAACTGAACTGGACACCCCTGCCGTGAACCCTCGCCATTCCCAAACACATTATATTATCTTTGAAAAATATGTAGTGTCTTCCAGTGTATCTTTTTTCGCCAAAgtcttttaataacattttgaaattaaacacCCTGATAGGGGGAGATATCTGAGGCAACTTGATCTTATCGGAATTTTAAACCTAGCTTTCCTAATGTTGTAAATCTAGAAATAAACCAAGCACAGACTTATCACTGGAAAGGCTTTTTGTGGCTGGACTTGCTCGTTACTGTCTTCAAATATGTTTGAAGCAGCCCTTCAACTCCAAACAGGCAGTCCATTTGAGGAAAGCCAGGCTTGACCTAGAGGTGAAACCGTCGTCTGTTCTGGACATTAGTGGTTTGGCGATAGCAACCATCAGTTTGATGCACAGCTAATGCTTATTAAACCATCattgtacatttaaaatgtgcGCTAAAGAATTCACAGGAATGCATTGGCCTCCGTATCAAAATACATCACAGCTTAGGCATGTGGAATCCTCGTTGGCGAGTTATTTGACTGACAAGACATTTGAGCTACAATATTTAGCCCATTTTCAAACATCTTTTCTGAATTTAAGAAGAATTTCTAAACAATTTAaggttattttgacatttacttTCTGTACCTAGTAGCAAACTATAGTTACTCTCTTGCTAGAGTATTGTCATATTTCACCGTGCTCATTCATGACATAATGTGCTTAAAATGCACTCTCCTACCGAGctttatctggaaaaaaatgaaaaaaatcagggTGAGTGTGGTAGCTGTAAAGTGTATTCATTAGATAAAGACATTAAGCAAATCTATTATTCTACAAATTTTGTGTTTGCTAGGCCTACActtaaaatctcattaaaaGCTTTGTTTTGTTGGCAGCACAAATTACAAACATTTCCACATTTAAATTGAGGTATTTCTCACCTTGTAGTCTTATCATGGAACTAAGCAAAGCTTTGAGGAGATAGACACTGATAGATAGCCAGCAAATTGACTTTAGTCTTTGGTTTGTAATTAGCATGGACAAATAGTAGTACTTGAGCAATGTGGCAGCCAGCTGATTATATTAACTACTTTGGATTTAATTGAATGTACATAGCCAAGAAATTTTAGTATCTGTTTATCATTTAAAGGGCACGGCTCAACTTTATTGCAACCTTGAGATTTTTGTTTGCGATCCAACATTATAAAATGTTATCATTATCAACATCTGTGTGTTGGCTTCTAGTCAGTGTAGTGATTTACACTTCCATAATAGTTTTTAATATATCAACCTATTTTTAACAGGTTTACAAGAGTCTTTGGTGataaatttcaaattaaaatgtttcctgtggaaaaaaaacgttttttttaagataggCGATCGTTTTGAATCGAAAGAAAACTCAAATTCAATCTAATCCAGATTGTGAATTGCTAAATGATCCCTTTCCACCCACTGTAAATATTAATCTCATTGCAAACTGCAGAGGGAGTACTGTATCAATCTATATTCCATGACAAAACAGTTTTGACATGCAAATGCATACATGTCACTTGAATTGCCAGCCCGGCTGAGCTTTTAACAGGTTTAACCCCGTAAAGCCCAAACTATTAAATAATTGACAGAATGTTGATATTCTTTGTACAATATACTTGAATCTGGAGCCTTTCATATCCCCCGGCACAAGAAAAGtgaacatatatgtatatatttaaatcatAGTGGATGCAATAGATCACAATGTTCGTTTTTCCCCTGTTAGATAGTTTGTGCACTACATGTAGTATCTGATTGTATACATCAGGGGTTTTATCCAGGGGAACAATATCACATTGCTCATAATTCATATAAGATTTCAATCAGAAATGTTCATTTAATAACATTAGTATCTCACAAAATCCTCTCAGAAAGACGGAAGTGTCTAAAATGTGGAAACCACATGAAAATCCTGTTTCCCATGCAAAAGCTTACTCAATAGaagtttaaaaagcattttaacgTACAATCACTCaaaaaccaatataaaatgtCCCACTTCAAGACATGTTTCTTGagtcacaacaacaaacacaccCTTCCCTTACCACAGTGAGATTTATATGGGCATTTctattctgcattttttttgttgctttgacAAAGGATCTACAAGcagaggaagaaaagaaaagaaagcaaagcaaaggctcccgtttctttttcttttttttaaaacatattgggCAATTAACTGCTTTGACTGACAGCACCAGGCTGAGAGACGCTCTCTTATTGGCCGAGGCGCACTTTACAATGCGCACTTGTGTCCGAGCTGGTAACTAGTTGAGCACCAAAGTAATGCAAGCAAGCAGCACGCTCTAAAGGAGCGCAACACGCAGAGGACTCGGAACCGAAGCGTACCCTGCGCGAGTCACCCTatttcttttctatttattttctattttttgccAGCAAAAGCCAAAACAAAATGAGAACTGCTTCTCAGGCGATCGCTTTGGCCGCGACGGCGGCGATACTCCTGGCGTCATGCGGAGGAGCCTCCGAATACGAGTACCTGAGCTGGAAGCAAGACTCGTACAACGGCGGTCGCAGTTACGGGAAGCCCCCGCAGTGCGTGGACATCCCGGAGGACCTGCGCCTGTGCCACAACGTAGGCTACGGGCAGATGCTGTTGCCCAATCTGCTGGAGCATGAAACCATGGCAGAAGCCAAGCAGCAGGCCGGCAGCTGGGTGCCCCTGGTGCACAAAAACTGCCACCCGGGTACGCAGGTATTCCTCTGCTCGCTATTCGCCCCCGTGTGCCTGGAGAGGCCCATCTACCCGTGCCGATGGTTGTGCGAAGCCGTGCGGGACGGCTGCACCCCTATCATGGAGGCGTTCGGCTTCCCCTGGCCGGAGATGCTCACCTGCGACAAGTTCCCTCAAGACGATGTGTGCATCGCCATGACGCAACCCAATGCCACTGACTCCACAACGGAGACAGGTACGACCTTCCTCCATATCGCTTTCCTAACATATAAAGTgtgtttgattttcttttgcCAAGCTAAAGTGGCTCGCTGTaatgatgcaaaaaataaaattaaaatagatcaggtgaaaaaaatgtaactttatCCTTACAAATTTGATTTACTCGTTCACACTGTAAATGTGGACCATAAGCAGACTCACTCTGGTTTTGATTTGGAACTTTTGATAAGAGATAGGACTATGctcggtcaaaaaaaaaatgaacctcaTGAAGGAGCAGCGTCCACATATTTGCACAAATATTTGCacaacatgacccaaaatgtcatgTCCATGTACTATGTGGATGCcaattcaaaattaaaatgttgtgttgttattatttgttaatTAATGTTATATCATATACTaatataattatacatattaataaataacactatgattaaaaacaaataaactctATTTATCTAATGACTATTTTATTTTCCTAATTGTATAAATTTGTCTGTCATCGACAacaataaacgtccaattcatttaaataggGACAATTAGCTGTAAATGCACATCTTGCAGTGTCATTGACGGCTATAGACGTCCAAGCCATGTTGATGGGAGCGGGCGGCAATTATTCTCAACTtagtccaaataaattggacgcctGGAAGCGTCAATAGCttccaatgagttaaaagtgTGCTCTACCAAGAGTTAAATCCCCATTACCTTTAACAGCAATCCTAACTGTGTAAGCATGACGTGACTAACATTAAAATAACTCAAGTGCCCTGctgaaaaaacaaacagccaACACGCTTGCCACCTTGTAAAATGTGACAGTCCTGCTGCAGATAAATTGCcttgaaaatgttatttcagCAGTGTAGGTGCGAATATGTAAATCCTTACCCAAACAAAGCAAGCACAACCTATTGGAAAAGCGCATTTTCCTTTGCAATACCAAACCAACATCTAACATGCGtgcattttcttcttcaataaaGTCATTTGGAGCCCTGACCTTACTAAGCTGTCTGCCTGCTATTTACTTAGTGTGATTGATCACTGGATAGTAACACGGGACAATGCTGGTTTGAAAGCCCATGAAAAATAaactcacaaaataaaaaaaatcagtctatTAGGGCAAATAACTGTTGCATgacaaatcaaataaaagggGGGAAGATGTACATCTTAATTCAATAATGCAAGGAAGAGAATTTGAGGCTAAACCCCACCAACCATCCACCTCTCCCTTTTGACCCCTCCTGAAGCCATCATCCATTACTAATGGCTCTCTAGCTGCTCATTCCCCAAACCTGCAGAGACTCTTAGTGTGAGGCTGACTCACACACCTCACACAGAATCAATGAAGGGGAGGGAAAGGAGTTCTGTTCCCACTCGGAGCCAAGCTGACAAATACCAGAGGAACCTTGAAAGATGGCCAAAACCAGCAAGTCTGGGGGGAAAGACAAAGTGTGGGTTGATTATAGAAGCAAGCTTTCTGTTGTGTTCCTGTGTGCCCTCGCCACATGCCTCAAGTGAGGTCTCCACTTGGGTCGGGAATGCACAGCCATCCCTTTTATTTTCAACTTTAAAATGGGGGGATTGTAAGGGGGGGGTTCCATCATCACATCATCAACTCACTTAGATTTCCATTTGACGCTTTAACGACACCACTTGAAGCCTTTTTGACACTACGTGTGAGCTATAAATGGGGCGACTGTGCATCTTCCAGCAATTACACAGCGCTCACTGTATCTGAAGAGAGGACACggcttgtgtgtctgtgtcgaggggggtggggggtgttatTGACTGACACGTTGGTATGGATAgaggcctgtttttttttttctagagagAAAAACCCTCCCCATTTCAAGTTTCAGGGGACCACACAGATGTCCTTACTTTACAGACATCACCTGTTTTCATTTGTTGCCACTGGGGAGAATTAATATGGGATAACCCaatggttttccttttttttagttgttagCGGAGGTCAGCTAAAAGTGATTTCCACTCTCCTGTTGTTACATACAATTTGGTgataattgttttaaaagggagaaaacatCTCATCAACAAAGAGACCGTGGGACTCTGTAAACAGTGTTTGTTTTCACAAGCTCTTTACACCAGGGTGTCACTTTGACAAACTTTTGTTAAACACATGTAATGGACAACTGGTGGTGGAGAGGAAACTATTTGTTTACCCTCCATTTTACCCCGGTGCGATTGTGAAATCCTGCCAGTGGTTTGGTTAAACGGAAAGCACACATTTAACCACATGCAATCAGAATGTAGGAAACATTGCTTTCTGCCTCTTTAAGTTACTGCTGGCAGTAAAAGTTGAAAACATTCCGAGCTGGGGTCATTTTAGAAGGGCTCACTAAGCATAAAAGACAAAAGAGTAGGGAGTTTAGTACACACGATGTGATCTGGACATGCAGccaaaatactgtttaatgtTTGAATGGTACTTCAACTCTGTCCCCTCATTTCTTTACAGGTTACTCTCCAATTTGCCCTCCTTGTGACAATGAAATGCAAACAGATGCCATGTTGGAGCATATGTGTGCCAGTGAGTTTGGTAAGTTTTCCCAATTTTATGCACATTTCTACAGCATAAACTATAGGAAACAATGTTGTAACCAGTGAGGTACATTTATTGATATTCTTCCATCTGTCTTAAAACAATTCCTAACCACTTTGTATAAACTTTGTTTCAGTCGTTCAAGTAACGTTTTAAAGTGCGACCGACTGCTTTAGGTTAATATGACCTTTCTACACTTCAGTCTTTTTCAATTTGACTCAAACAAGCTCTCAGGTTTTATCTTCTGGTCACAAGTCACAGTTTGTCTGGATTGCAAGAGGATTTTGTTCAGTGGCTAATGAAGCGGGGTCATTAAAGTGTTTATGTGACAGCTCCATACAGCAGTAAAGTTGAGTGTTTGTTTTGCTGTCTGGCCCAGCTGTCGTTGACTATCTCCCAATTTACCAAGACTTCCGAGCAAAATTAAATAGCTGGAAGTTGTACAAagtaaatgacatttaattcgTGATCAAAACAGTCTTGTTAAAATACTCgtaaattacaatttttgggGGACAAGTTTCaataacaaaagagaaaaatacaacaaacccACATCTAAACATATCCGTGATATATGTAATTAAAGAAACTATCATATAgatgaatatatacatgtaaatttgtttttattggtaGCTAGGACTTGTGAAATACCAGTAGTCAAATATAATGAAATGTTTAACGATACTACCCTTTTTGTGACTCACTATGACTCAGAGTGTGTTGGTACTTGTGATTTATGCAAATCCTGATCATTCGTCACCCAAATGTACGAGTCCACATGTATTTATCCTCACTTCAACTTCAAAAGATCAGAACGGCCTTTTAAAAAATTGGATGGACATAAATGTTCTCCCATGGGACAGCAAAAGGTCCTAatatttgaaaacagcaatCCAGAGTAAATGCAGATATATGCTCTATAACTTATGTCAATTTCAACCTCCAAGATAAGACCAATAATTTGCATTGATTAGAGAAAAGTATATGCAGACTGATGGGCAAACAGACTGACtgacttttttcaaattaagaTTTATGGATGATGAACTTTTTTGTCAATTGAGAAAACCCTGGAAAGAGCCATTTTATTGCCGAGCATGCAAGCAATGTATACATCCATTGAATTCAAGGGTCAGCTGCCTAACTAAAATGGAAACCAGATGGACTACAACACAAACAAACCATTCCAAAAAGGAAGTTGAATGAAAGTACTATTAGATTTCAATTTGACAAAGCATCTACCAAAAcgtgtatattttatttactagcAGCTGTAAAATACCTGGCAAGCTGACTGTCATCATCCCCGCCGAGCTAAGGCATATTGAAAACATGCCTTCATCTAGGTGCTATCCCTGCTTGAGAGTGATTGTTTTAGGTTTCCCCTTCTTGTTCGTAACTGAGGTGTTGAGTCGGAACTTCCTGGCCGCTTACTAAACGGATGGTAGTGCATTAGTTCTTGGTTTAATCCTGTATTTGCTTCCTAGTTAAAGTTGTCATGAGAGCTAACACGGACAAATGACCTGGATGAAAGACTCCGAATTTCTGTAAACAAACCAACTATCCTTTTTGGATGTTTTGTAATCCTACTGCAATCCCACTATAGCGTGTGTTAATAGCAGAACACCATCGTGTCATATACAACGTGATAGCAGATAGCATTTTCTTTGCGGCATCCCGGCCAAACATCTGTTTCTTCTTCCAGCTGGCCAACTG
It includes:
- the LOC144196002 gene encoding secreted frizzled-related protein 1-like — translated: MRTASQAIALAATAAILLASCGGASEYEYLSWKQDSYNGGRSYGKPPQCVDIPEDLRLCHNVGYGQMLLPNLLEHETMAEAKQQAGSWVPLVHKNCHPGTQVFLCSLFAPVCLERPIYPCRWLCEAVRDGCTPIMEAFGFPWPEMLTCDKFPQDDVCIAMTQPNATDSTTETGYSPICPPCDNEMQTDAMLEHMCASEFAFKTKIKEVKRENLDRKVSFQKRKKMLKAGTLKKKDMKKLVMYLKNGADCPCQQLDNLGNQYLIMGRKVDKQFLLTGIHKWDKSSKEFKKAIKKLKTHKCPAFENVFK